The Nonlabens sp. Hel1_33_55 genome contains the following window.
GCTAAGGCAAACCCTATTCCGCCAATTGCACCGATTATAATTGCGATCTTTCCGTTTAATTCTTTGAAAGTATTTGTTCTTGATTTTGGTTATTTAAATTTTTGTTGCAGTAGATAAAGAGTTCAGAAAAATGCAATTTCATCATCTCTTCTGCGGCATTCTCATCCTGCATTTCTATTGCTTGATAAATAGCATCATGTTGATTGATTCCCTTATAGGCTCGATCATTGCCGCACACGTGGTGCTCTTCAAATTTGGTAATTATCTCTGGAGTGATAAACAACATAAGAGTTCTCAAAGTACTATTACCACTTGCTTTTGCTATAGCTAGATGAAAGAGTAAATCTTCTTGAACAGCATCTTTGCCGGTTAATACTTTAGATTTATAAGCTTCCATCGCCAGTTTAATGTTTTCCAACTCGGATTTTGTCCTATTTTTTGCAGCAAGGCTTACTGTTTTGAGCTCTAATAAAATCCTAGTTTCGACCAATGATTTGAAATCAGGTGATTTTAAATCCATGATGTCATCGATCATCCCATTCATTGCCGTAACCCCTATGTGCGCTACAAACGTACCACTTTGAGGTACGCTGTTGACTAAACCGTAGAATTCTAGTTTTTGCAAGGCTTCTCTAACAATATTTCTAGGGACTTGAAATTTTTGGGATAAAACTCGTTCAGAAGGTAATTTATCACCTGGTTCCAGATTTTGCCGATTAATCGAATCTTTTATGTCTGCAATAATCAGTTTCTGGACATTAGCCTTATCATTAATTATAAACTTCTCTGTATTCAAAAATTGTAAATTAGTTCTTAGTTTCTGTTTTTCAGCTACTTGGTGATAAAATGCTTCCTCATAGGTGCTGAGTTTTAAATATAGCGACAGATCTGTTAAGTTTATGTTGGATCAAAGCTGTAATAGCTTGAAGTTATTGCGATAGGCTAGTAATTTTCAAAAATATAAACTGCATTAATTGCAAGAATGAGGCAGGTATGAGGATTTAAAATTTTGTTTAAGATTTAGGTTATTTCATAATTCGCTGTCCTTCCTAACTACTGCAGCTTAATTGAGAAGATCCTGGTTTATTCCTAGCCCAATCTGGCCGCTTAGCATACCAGTGTTTCATTTCAGGCTGATCTTCATATGGTTTTTTGAGCATTTCATATACCTCATTTAGCAAGTCATAATTTACTTCTTCAGCTTTTTCTATGACAAGTTGTGAGATGTAGTTGCGTAACACGTATTTAGGATTTGATTGTTGCATTTGAAGTGTTCTCGCTTTTTCGAAAGCGGACTCCTTTTCAAGCCTCTCTATATAATTTTCAATCCACTTAACCCATTGATTTTTTACACTAGCAGGCATTTGTTCTACATCATAAAAACTAATTTTTAGGACTTCCCAAGCTTCATTAAATGTACTATCTTGGTTGACAGCAATGAGCTGTCTGTAAAAAATGGTCATGTCAGTCTCGTAAATGGGCAATAGGTCTAATAAATCTTTAATGAGAATAGCATCATTGAAATCTTTTTTTTGTAGCCCTAATTTGGATTTCATCATCTCCTGATGTCTTATAGGATATTCTCTTTTGTAGGAATCGAGAAT
Protein-coding sequences here:
- a CDS encoding FadR/GntR family transcriptional regulator encodes the protein MNTEKFIINDKANVQKLIIADIKDSINRQNLEPGDKLPSERVLSQKFQVPRNIVREALQKLEFYGLVNSVPQSGTFVAHIGVTAMNGMIDDIMDLKSPDFKSLVETRILLELKTVSLAAKNRTKSELENIKLAMEAYKSKVLTGKDAVQEDLLFHLAIAKASGNSTLRTLMLFITPEIITKFEEHHVCGNDRAYKGINQHDAIYQAIEMQDENAAEEMMKLHFSELFIYCNKNLNNQNQEQILSKN